A single genomic interval of Mycolicibacterium holsaticum DSM 44478 = JCM 12374 harbors:
- a CDS encoding winged helix-turn-helix transcriptional regulator, giving the protein MAVSKKGLNECPIDTALSVIDGRWKGTILWRLQDGPMRTAQLRRSIPGITERMLIRHLRELVDDGILDRHDAQTVPPCVHYSISEYGQTLAPVLQSLCDWGRKHMTRPVKAVMDVR; this is encoded by the coding sequence ATGGCGGTGTCGAAGAAGGGACTCAACGAATGCCCGATCGACACTGCGTTGTCGGTGATCGACGGCCGCTGGAAAGGCACCATCCTGTGGCGACTGCAGGACGGGCCGATGCGCACCGCGCAGTTGCGGCGCAGCATCCCGGGCATCACCGAGCGCATGCTCATCCGCCACCTTCGTGAGCTCGTCGACGACGGCATCCTCGACCGCCACGACGCCCAGACGGTGCCGCCGTGTGTGCACTACTCGATCTCGGAGTACGGGCAGACGCTGGCGCCGGTGCTGCAGAGTTTGTGCGACTGGGGTCGCAAGCACATGACCCGGCCGGTCAAAGCGGTGATGGATGTTCGCTGA
- a CDS encoding EthD family reductase gives MTSQIVVCYGTPTAPQVFDEHYRTKHIPLVGRIPGLSGFTWGKCQSLASGEPPYYAVAHLNFDTNEALQQALVSPQMQDAARDVREFADGAVTMYICHTESVDPGGALQPSR, from the coding sequence GTGACGTCGCAGATCGTCGTGTGCTATGGAACACCCACTGCGCCACAGGTATTCGACGAGCATTACCGTACTAAGCACATACCGCTGGTCGGCCGGATCCCGGGACTCTCGGGCTTCACGTGGGGCAAGTGTCAGTCGCTCGCGAGCGGCGAGCCGCCCTATTATGCCGTCGCTCATCTGAATTTCGACACCAACGAGGCGTTACAGCAGGCCTTGGTATCGCCCCAGATGCAAGACGCCGCACGCGATGTCCGTGAGTTCGCCGATGGCGCGGTCACGATGTATATCTGCCATACCGAATCGGTGGATCCCGGCGGCGCGCTGCAACCGAGTCGATGA